CTCGAGGTTCTTTAAACCGATGTCTTTTTCTCCTCTCTCTATTTGTCCGATGTAGGCTCTGTGAAGGCCAGCTTCAAATGCAAGCTGCTCCTGAGACCATCCCATTTCCCGGCGCAGTCGCCGTATCTTATGACCCACCCTCTCGTTTATTTCAGCCATGTGCCGTCTCCTACTCGTGGGATACTCATATTACTCAAAGGGCTACCTATAAGTCGACTACCTATAGGTAGCAGTCATTCTCGGGGTTGCCGTGTGACAGCGTACTCCGAACTCAGATTATCTTCGGAGGGCACAGTCGCAGGCGGTGGGTGCTCGCGCTCTGTGGACGGCGCCTTCTGATGTCGCGAAGGACAGGCCCGTCTACGGGAGGACCTGGGGACGGTGTTTGACAGTTTGACAGTTCCGACGCCTGAAAGGGCTGTGCCAGATTTGTGCCAAATCATCACCAATATATACCTCGGTCACTGTTGCGAAAGAATTTGACAACCGTCCGCGAATGTGGGGAGGTTCCTTTGACCAGAGTGATAAAGCGCGGAACCAACATAGACTGCAGGAATCTGTCAGGATATCGGATTAGATAGTTCGGTATACGCACGCTACGTTTGCGCAGTCAAACACATTTGTGCGTTGACCGGGTGGTCGCAAACTGCGACCACATCTTCGTAGAAGTTGGAGCTTAGGCCCAGATGTCCGCCAGCAAAGCTTTGGCGCAAGTCGGCGAAGGAAAAAGTCAAAATGCCAAGCTCCGTCCCCAGTTTTCCATGTGGATAGGCGGCAACTTCCTCTTTGAGGCTCAGAAGCAGGTTAGCCTTGGCCATGAGAACAGCAAACGGGTGGATGTCAATTCCAATGATGTCTTCGGTAATTGTCTTGACCAGTTTTCTCTTGGACACCTTGCCCATTCGTCGAAGCCGTCGGACAGCAGCGTAGAGGAAAGTGCCAGAGCCACAGGCTGGGTCCAGCAGGCGTCCGCCTGTGTAGTTGATCTTGTCCAGAATGAGTTCGGCCAGCCAGTCGGGTGTGTAGTGTTGACCCAAGGTGTGGCGGGACTCCGGATCCACCAGGGCTTCATAGAGTTCTTTGAGGATGTCGCCGTCGAGTTTGTCGAAGTCATACACCCCAAGACATGTGAGAATACCTCTGATGTTTTCCAGTAGAGTCTGCTCTGCGCTGGTGTCGAGCGCCCATGCGAAAAAGTCCGTTTCAGCAAGGTTGGCGAGATTCCGTTCCTTGAAGAAATCTCCATTGACAATGCCCCGAAACATCTTCGGCGTATGCCTAGCCCTAGGGAAAAGTGCCATCGTCACGATGGCTCGGGAGAGCATAGCAAGGTAGGTATGTGTGACGAAGAGGGCTTCATCACCGATCTCGCTCCCATATACTTTCGCTAGCAACCCATTCCCTGAACTTGACCTTGACCGAGCTTTCGTTCTGCACAGTGCCAAATGCGGCCAGGAGAGATCGGCGGATCACATTGTACGTGGTGCTATATGGACCAAAACGGTCAACGATGTCGCCGGAGCTTGGTGGCAAACGCCTTGCAGTGAAAAAGAGCTGGTCAAGATGCTGGAATGCGGCCAAAGGTGATTCGGCTTCAAAGACGAAACTCCGGATCTGACGTGCGGCTTGATTCTCATAGATATAAACCTCGAAGTTCAGCCCATCAGTAACCAAACCTACATGGTAATTAGGGTGCTCCCGAGATTCGAAGTACTTCTTGAGTTCCTCAAGTGCGTCGACACGTTCCCGCTCAAGGTCCGGCTTGACCTCTAGGATCAACTCCTTGAAGATGGCGTCAATCCGGCCTCTGATTGTGTCAGCTTTGACCCTCTTCTCAAGCTCAAACTCTACCGGGTCGAGGTTGAGACCTTGGCGGAGGAAATTCAGAAGAAGGTGACGCCGCTAGTCATGATGCTGCTTCTTGCGGATAGCACTTTGCATCTGGTCGCAGTAGGATCGCAAGGCCTCACCGAAGGTGTCCGAGTAGGGCTTTACTTTCTTGTCGAATAGTGGCAAACTCCTACCCGTTTGCCTGCCTTTCCTTCCAGACGATTTCCCCGGTGTCTCTTGCTTCACGGTTTGCTCCCGGCCTCAAGCATCAACTGCACCTTTTCCACAGAGCAATTCTGCGAGATAGATATTCAGCTTGTCTTCAAAGACGAGTCTTTTTCTCAGATTTGCCATAAATGCGATAATCTCAATTTCTTAGTGCTTTCTTATAGGTTTTCGTCGTATGGACGCCTGAGCAAGTCTTTCCCGAAAATCCTTCCAGACATAGGCCTCTAGCATTTCTTCCACACCTGAGGCTCTTATTACCTCGCCGAGGCCTGAGTTGGCTCCAATTGTGGCCTCCTCGAGCTGCCTATCGACAGAAACAGACAAGAAATCCTGCACGTAACCGGATATTAGGCCAAGGAATTTGCCTGTGTGTTCAGAATAGACAGCCGACCCACTACTTCCTTGGCTTGCAAACCCATCTAGCAAAAAAGTATCTCTATTGAGTATGACCTGCGCAATGACACCACGGCGCAACACGGGAAAATCGTATTCTTCTTGGCCTAACCCAAGCGGGTAGCCCCAATAGAAGACCCGGTGCCCCTCCTTAATCTCAGGACCTTTCGAGAATTCATCTCTTTGCACGACGGCGGCCAAGGGAATATCTGGGAGTGGCGCCACAGGCGTGATAGCTACGAGATCCAGTTCCCTATGCCAAGTGAGAATCTGAGCCTCACAATGCCGTGCCCCAGCTACGAAGTTAAGACTTAGACGCACAGGTCGGCTGATAGATAGAACATGCTTGTTAGTGATTACACACCACCGTTTGGTCCTGACCTCCGCAAGGACCCCCGATGCGATGGGATATTCCTCGCTGTCAAGAATTAGGACAGCGCAACGCTTGTATTTTGCGGCTAGTCCTGGGAGACTCTGACCAGTCATAAGACCCTCCTTCCGCTTGCCGCAGAGGAAACCCGTTACTCTACGGTCTTTTCTTCCCTGTCTTTTTTCCCTCTACAAGCCCGTCGTCCCATCGGGTCATTCTGTTCTGCCGGACTAGGTCTTGCCCTTATGATATGCGTATGCCCATCCTTCTCGACTATCGCCGTGGCATCGGCCTCAATAGACATGCCTACCCATCCCTCCCCCACCCTCTTTCTTCTTGATGTCGACAGAAAGATGCCCTGACACCCGAGGTTGGCTTTTATGGCGGAGCAGCTTCCTCGGTGGGAATCTACTCGAATCCTCAGGGTCAGGGCTTTTTTGGTCGGTTCTCATCGGTCAGGAAATGCACCCCGTTTTAGAGGGATTCTGGCTCCGCCATCAGGCCGTTCAGATTATACCTGCCCGCACTTGGAATGTCAAAAGAACATCATGCTTCCTTCTGTCTTGCAAAATGTTGGTTGGCCCTTGCAAAAGCGTCCGAATAGTGTAAAAGCGTGAGAATGGGAGGGGCTCGTGCTCATTCAGAATGAAAACGTGAACCATTCTTTCGAGAATAGTGGGCAAAACGGATGTGGAATTGGGTGTCCGTGCCGGCCCGAGTCGGCAGCATTCCCACCAGATTTAGTCGCTTGACATGTTGTGGACGGCTTAGTATTCTGAACGCAAGAAAGGATGTGTCACGGCTGAGGAGGGCAGACATGGCTAAGACCGGCAGGGAGTTCCTTCTTATTGAACCACTTGCCAAGACTCGTTATCCGCCTTTAGGGTTGATGAAGATATCCACATGGCTCAAGAAGCGTTATCCCGGATGCAAGGTGGTCGGAATCGTCGGGACCAATCTTCCCCGGAGGTTGTCAAGACCTGACTCCATCTTCATAACGACTCTTTTTGCTTGGGATTTGGACAAAGTTGTGAGGGTCGTTCGCTTTTACACCGACCGATTTCCTGATGCAAGGGTCAGGGTCGGTGGCGTTGCTGCTTCTCTTCTACCTGATCATGTCGAAGCCGAGACTGGTATTCGGCCTCATGTGGGCCTGATCCGGGGAGCGGAGAAGTGCCGTCCTGACTATTCGCTTACGTTCGGACGTGCTTTGGATGCATCAATTACTTTCGCATCCCGGGGATGCCCCAGGAAATGCCCATTCTGTAGCGTCGCAATCCACGAACCGGTCTTCGAGGTCCGTGAGAACTGGGAAAAGGATATTCATCCGGGTTTCCCCCGCATAGTATTCTGGGACAATAACTGGCTAGCCTCCCCACGGTTCTCTGACGATGCTAAGAAACTCCGCAGGCTCGGGAAGATTGTGGATTTCAACCAGGGGCTTGATGCTCGTCTCTACGATGAAGCTGTCGCTAGAGAACTCTCTGCCATCAAACTCAGGCCGATTCGGTTTGCGTTTGACAGTGTTGGTGTCGAGAAGTATGTAATCAAAGCGATCTCAATTGCCAAACAGCACCCCAAGGCGGAGATTCGTGTCTACGTTTTGTACAATTTCGATGATACGCCAGAAGACTTGTATTATCGCCTTCGTTTGCTGAATCGGAAAGGCGTGCTTGCCTTCCCAATGGAGTACCGGCAGCCCATACCGTCAAGGAAGAAATTCCCGGGACCTCATTGGAACACTGCACTGCTGAGGGCCATGAAGCTTACTCTTCTCTATTACTACCGCAAAGGCATGATTACGGAGAGTCGTCGGTCTTTTCACTCAATCTACGGTAAGACATCTAAGGAGTTTGTAGATCGTCTGTACAGTATCTACGAGTACGACAAAAGCCTCAAGCGATAATTCCGTTGGCCTATTGCTTCGAAGCTATTTTCCTGCAGACCCTTTGGCCTGTTGGTGTCTCTTCTTTGTGTCTGGGTTCGCAGTGGTCTCCAGCAACGACTTAAACTCTTTGCGTTCCTCATCGTTCAAGAAATGATCATACCTCTCCAGAAACTCCTTTGCGATATCCCGTACGAATAAGATATCTTGTTTCTCTGAAGGCTGTTGTGCTAGATTCCAGCACGCCTTTACCATCAGGAGCCTTGCGTGAACGAAGTGTGGATGCTTCTTAAGAATGTCACGGTAGTGTCGGATCTCCCGACTCCATTGCTTAGATTCACGGCATTCACGGCCTCTCAAGTAAATGAGTATGGGGTCATGCTCTTTGGCACTATGCCAAGCCATCTTGTACTGCAGATTACGATACCTTCTCCTTTCATCAGGAATGTCGGTCCCTGTTAGTTCGCATTCAAGCACAGACACAGTCAACGCCTTGATCCATTGGGAATCTATGCTAATAGGCTCACGGCAAAGCCGTTCAGCCTCTCGGATGAGTAGCCCATCGTCCTCATCATCCTGCCTTAGTTCCAAGTGGTCGAATAGTCCCGATTCTACCTCGTATAGTTCGACATTCTCGTCAATACCCTTCAGGCCTCCACGTAGGCTACTAAGGACAATGGGATAGAATTCAAGGGACTTGGAAGCCTCGGATGAAAGAAGAATCGCCGAGTGTTCCCCCTGTCGTGAGCAAGATTCAACTCGCTTGGCATAGTTGATGGCATATCCTTCCATGCCTGCAATGGTGGATCGGTTGTTCTCTCTCGATATGGTCAAGACAACAGGTCCCCAATGAACCCCTGCACCTACATCAAATCGACGTGGAGCATCGCCTGACTCGGGTGCGCTCCTAAAACGCAGACGAGCTTTCAAATGATAGAGGAACTCGATTGCTCGCATTACGAGGCGTGCCTGTTTCTCTTGCCGATCCTTTTGCGGACACGCAACGAAGACTATCCCTTCGTCAGCCCGGGCATCGACATGGCAGTAATCAACTGTCTTGTCTTCTGGTTCCGGAAAGTAGCGACGTCCCAGTGAACGAAACAACTCTTGGAATTCAATCAGCCTCTTTGCGTATTCTTGGTAGCCAAGGATGGCACTGTACTTAGAGGAGCCAATGATATCAGCGAATACAATGAGAGCGTCTCCGAACTGCCCCGTCTGTCTTACGGTCACCGCACTCCCCTAAGCCTTGTACGCTGCTGAGCGCCGTAGATCGTCGCCTAAGGGGGCGACATATGTGGCTGTCTTAGACGGTATCACTCCCAGCAAACGCAGGAAATTCCGTTTGAGATCTTGCTTGCCTTTCGAGACTGCGTCAGCAACCTCGAGAGCGATATACACATCAAGGACATTTATGCTGAATTGCTGCAGGTCCCAGTTAAAGGGATTGATGAATATCTGTCTGTCTTTCGTATTGATGCTAATACCATAATCAGTATCTTTCTTGACTACGAAGAAGATTTCGTAACTATCACCCAAAAATAACATCTTCCTCGGGGCAAAGAGCGTAGGAGATACATCAACAATGACCTTATTCGTGGAAGCATCCAGCCTGACCTCATACGTCCCTGCTCTGGTAGCGAGGGAGGGGAC
The candidate division TA06 bacterium genome window above contains:
- a CDS encoding XRE family transcriptional regulator gives rise to the protein MAEINERVGHKIRRLRREMGWSQEQLAFEAGLHRAYIGQIERGEKDIGLKNLEKIAKALDVPTNHLLESN
- a CDS encoding serine protease, which codes for MTGQSLPGLAAKYKRCAVLILDSEEYPIASGVLAEVRTKRWCVITNKHVLSISRPVRLSLNFVAGARHCEAQILTWHRELDLVAITPVAPLPDIPLAAVVQRDEFSKGPEIKEGHRVFYWGYPLGLGQEEYDFPVLRRGVIAQVILNRDTFLLDGFASQGSSGSAVYSEHTGKFLGLISGYVQDFLSVSVDRQLEEATIGANSGLGEVIRASGVEEMLEAYVWKDFRERLAQASIRRKPIRKH
- a CDS encoding adenylate/guanylate cyclase domain-containing protein — protein: MTVRQTGQFGDALIVFADIIGSSKYSAILGYQEYAKRLIEFQELFRSLGRRYFPEPEDKTVDYCHVDARADEGIVFVACPQKDRQEKQARLVMRAIEFLYHLKARLRFRSAPESGDAPRRFDVGAGVHWGPVVLTISRENNRSTIAGMEGYAINYAKRVESCSRQGEHSAILLSSEASKSLEFYPIVLSSLRGGLKGIDENVELYEVESGLFDHLELRQDDEDDGLLIREAERLCREPISIDSQWIKALTVSVLECELTGTDIPDERRRYRNLQYKMAWHSAKEHDPILIYLRGRECRESKQWSREIRHYRDILKKHPHFVHARLLMVKACWNLAQQPSEKQDILFVRDIAKEFLERYDHFLNDEERKEFKSLLETTANPDTKKRHQQAKGSAGK